Proteins found in one Hyalangium minutum genomic segment:
- a CDS encoding phosphate ABC transporter ATP-binding protein produces the protein MSASVADCPAIRADKVSVRYGKALAFEDVSLEVSGGAITALVGPSGCGKTSFLSCINRLTDLYEGCVVSGQLTVGGESVLARGIDLLALRRQVGMISQRPNPFPLSIWRNLELPLREHGVGDRTERQQRIEQALRDVGLWDEVKDRLNRSAHALSGGQQQRLCIARALVLRPRVLLLDEPCSALDPISSGVVEDHVVQLRRRCTIVIVTHNLAQARRIADETAVFWTREGRGYLLESGPTARIFEAPQNPVTAAYIQGLRG, from the coding sequence ATGAGCGCCTCGGTCGCGGACTGCCCAGCCATCCGCGCGGACAAGGTGAGCGTCCGCTACGGGAAGGCGCTGGCCTTCGAGGACGTGTCGCTGGAAGTCTCGGGTGGTGCCATTACCGCGCTCGTGGGGCCCTCGGGCTGCGGCAAGACGAGCTTCCTGAGCTGCATCAACCGGCTCACCGATCTCTACGAGGGCTGTGTCGTCTCCGGTCAGCTCACCGTGGGCGGAGAGAGCGTCCTGGCGCGCGGAATCGACTTGCTGGCGCTGCGGCGGCAGGTGGGGATGATCAGCCAGCGCCCCAACCCGTTCCCGCTCTCCATCTGGAGGAACCTGGAGCTGCCGCTGCGCGAGCACGGCGTCGGAGATCGCACCGAGCGCCAGCAGCGCATCGAGCAGGCTCTCCGGGACGTGGGCCTCTGGGACGAGGTGAAGGATCGGCTCAACCGCTCAGCCCATGCGCTCTCGGGAGGCCAGCAACAGCGGCTGTGCATTGCCCGGGCGCTGGTGCTCCGGCCGCGGGTGCTGCTGCTCGACGAGCCCTGCAGCGCCTTGGATCCCATCTCCAGCGGGGTGGTGGAGGATCACGTCGTCCAGCTCCGGAGGCGCTGTACAATCGTCATCGTCACCCACAACCTGGCGCAGGCCCGCCGCATCGCGGACGAGACCGCCGTGTTCTGGACCCGCGAGGGGCGCGGTTACCTGCTCGAGTCCGGTCCCACGGCGCGGATCTTCGAGGCCCCTCAGAACCCGGTAACAGCGGCCTACATCCAAGGACTCCGAGGCTGA
- the pstA gene encoding phosphate ABC transporter permease PstA — MRERVPRGADRLAMVGFWAAALLVATLFAWLVGDVLQHGFAHLSLDFLTANPEDAGREGGIAPVIVSTLIIVAICMTVTVPLGLGTALLLAEFLPASSGQGRFVRRSLDVLAGVPSVVFGLFGNALFCQRLGLGFSLLSGGLTLACMVLPYFTRTAEEGLRAVPQDYRTAAAALGLSRTGTIAHVLIPSAMPGLVAGFILAVTRSLAETAALIFTSGYVARMPESLFESGRTLSVHIYDLAMNVSGGDGMAYSSALVLMVLLIVLNRSAMWVSRRWSMKRVVAS, encoded by the coding sequence ATGCGTGAGCGTGTCCCTCGTGGAGCGGATCGGCTGGCCATGGTGGGCTTCTGGGCTGCGGCCCTGCTCGTCGCGACGCTCTTCGCGTGGCTGGTGGGGGATGTGCTCCAGCACGGCTTCGCTCACCTGTCCCTGGACTTCCTCACGGCCAACCCAGAGGACGCGGGAAGGGAAGGGGGCATTGCCCCCGTCATCGTCTCCACGCTGATCATCGTCGCGATCTGCATGACCGTGACGGTGCCTCTGGGGTTGGGGACGGCGCTTCTGCTGGCGGAGTTCCTGCCAGCTTCGAGTGGTCAGGGGCGCTTCGTGCGGAGAAGCCTCGACGTACTGGCGGGTGTCCCCTCCGTGGTGTTCGGCCTCTTTGGCAATGCGCTGTTCTGCCAGCGGCTCGGGCTGGGGTTCTCGCTGCTGTCGGGCGGGCTCACACTGGCGTGCATGGTGCTGCCGTACTTCACCCGGACGGCGGAGGAGGGGCTGCGCGCCGTGCCCCAGGACTACCGCACCGCCGCCGCGGCCCTGGGGCTGTCACGGACCGGGACGATTGCCCACGTGCTGATTCCCTCGGCGATGCCGGGGCTGGTGGCGGGATTCATCCTCGCCGTGACCCGCTCGCTGGCGGAGACCGCGGCGCTCATTTTCACCAGCGGCTATGTGGCTCGCATGCCCGAGTCCCTCTTCGAGTCGGGCCGGACGCTCTCGGTCCATATCTATGATCTGGCCATGAACGTCTCCGGCGGGGATGGGATGGCCTACTCCTCGGCCCTGGTGCTCATGGTTCTGCTCATCGTGCTGAACCGGAGCGCCATGTGGGTCAGCCGGAGGTGGTCCATGAAGAGGGTGGTGGCTTCATGA
- the pstC gene encoding phosphate ABC transporter permease subunit PstC, protein MISWRSSTSSRWGSDALLLWGLRGMAVISTAIVLLIALFIARESFPLLSTVSPLRLFTDRSWNPLEGAYNLAPMFAGTVLVSVGAVLISAPLGIASAVFCHFYAPPLVARGYRVIIELLAGIPSVVYGLWGLMVVVPLIGRIRPLGASVLAGILVLALMILPTMVVVADAALARVPREYLQGAAALGLSRWTTVREVALPAARRGLVTGALLQTGRAVGETMAVLMVCGNVVQVPARLTDPVRTLTANIALEMAYAMGNHRAALFTSGLMLFLMIFVIVACAELVGRERADA, encoded by the coding sequence ATGATCTCGTGGAGAAGCAGTACTTCATCCCGATGGGGGAGTGACGCACTGCTCCTGTGGGGGCTGCGGGGCATGGCCGTCATCTCCACGGCCATCGTGCTGCTCATTGCCTTGTTCATCGCGCGGGAGTCGTTCCCGCTGCTGAGCACCGTCTCTCCGCTGCGGCTCTTCACGGATCGCTCGTGGAACCCGCTGGAGGGCGCGTACAACCTGGCGCCCATGTTTGCGGGGACGGTGCTGGTCTCCGTGGGCGCGGTGCTGATCTCCGCGCCGCTGGGCATCGCCTCGGCCGTCTTCTGTCACTTCTATGCGCCTCCGCTGGTGGCGCGCGGCTACCGCGTCATCATCGAGCTGCTGGCGGGGATCCCCTCGGTCGTGTACGGGCTCTGGGGGCTCATGGTCGTCGTCCCGCTGATCGGGCGCATCCGGCCACTCGGGGCGAGCGTGCTAGCGGGGATTCTGGTTCTGGCGCTGATGATCCTCCCCACCATGGTGGTGGTGGCGGACGCCGCCCTGGCCCGGGTGCCGCGCGAGTACCTCCAGGGAGCGGCGGCGCTCGGGCTCTCGCGGTGGACCACGGTGCGGGAGGTGGCTCTCCCCGCGGCCCGGCGTGGGCTCGTCACCGGAGCGCTGCTGCAGACCGGACGCGCCGTGGGCGAGACCATGGCTGTCCTCATGGTCTGTGGCAACGTCGTTCAGGTGCCTGCCCGGCTGACCGATCCGGTGCGGACCCTCACGGCCAACATCGCGCTCGAGATGGCCTACGCCATGGGCAACCACCGGGCTGCGCTCTTCACGAGCGGCTTGATGCTGTTCTTGATGATCTTCGTGATCGTCGCCTGCGCGGAGCTCGTGGGCCGGGAGCGGGCCGATGCGTGA
- a CDS encoding phosphate ABC transporter substrate-binding protein: MTRAWIAAAVTLVLATGCKSEKSEQAASKLTLSGASTLAPLVSEVAKRFEKKNPGTRVDVQMGGSSRGVMDARQGLVDIGMVSRDLKPDETDLDAHPVARDGICIIVHQTNPVASLTDEQLVSIFTGKITNWKDVGGEDKPIVVVNKAEGRSTLDLFLYHFKLKNSDIKAQVVIGDNQQGIKTVETSPESIGYVSIGAAEFAAKHGEALKLLPMAGVAASLENLHNGTFPLARTLHLVTKKGQQNELARKFITFAQSPETHDLVEKQYFIPMGE; encoded by the coding sequence ATGACCCGAGCGTGGATCGCGGCTGCTGTCACCCTGGTGCTGGCTACCGGCTGCAAGTCCGAGAAGTCCGAGCAGGCCGCTTCGAAGCTGACGCTGAGTGGCGCGAGCACCCTCGCGCCCCTGGTCTCTGAAGTGGCCAAGCGCTTCGAGAAGAAGAACCCTGGCACCCGGGTAGATGTGCAGATGGGGGGCTCCTCGCGAGGCGTCATGGATGCCCGTCAGGGCCTCGTCGATATCGGGATGGTCTCGCGAGACCTGAAGCCTGACGAGACGGATCTGGACGCGCACCCCGTGGCCCGGGATGGGATCTGCATCATCGTCCACCAAACCAACCCGGTTGCCTCGCTGACCGATGAGCAGCTCGTGTCCATCTTCACGGGGAAGATCACGAACTGGAAGGATGTGGGTGGAGAGGACAAGCCCATCGTGGTCGTCAACAAGGCGGAGGGTCGCTCCACGCTGGACTTGTTCCTGTACCACTTCAAGCTGAAGAACTCCGATATCAAGGCGCAGGTCGTCATCGGCGACAACCAACAGGGCATCAAGACGGTCGAGACCTCTCCCGAGTCCATCGGCTACGTGTCGATTGGGGCCGCCGAGTTCGCCGCGAAGCACGGCGAGGCGCTCAAGCTGTTGCCGATGGCGGGCGTCGCCGCCAGCCTGGAGAACCTGCATAACGGTACGTTCCCCCTGGCCCGGACGCTTCACCTCGTGACGAAGAAGGGCCAGCAGAACGAGCTGGCCCGCAAGTTCATCACCTTCGCGCAGTCGCCTGAGACCCATGATCTCGTGGAGAAGCAGTACTTCATCCCGATGGGGGAGTGA
- a CDS encoding Na+/H+ antiporter gives MHFELAFVLLFSIATAVAIAARYFKFPYTVALVLAGLGLGIVQAFEPPHLTKELLFAVILPGLLFEAAFHVDFRKFWKNKLAITSLAIPGVVASMGLTALLLSPVMRGMNALEGFGLIHAMVFASLIVSTDPIAVVGLFKALGAPKRLAILVEGESLLNDGTSVVLFTLVVGVVGGKEFTVGSAVLDFIKVAGMGAFIGVAVGFAVGKVILRVEDAMVEITCTVIAAYGSFVVAEHFHYSGVIATVVAGMLCGNWAAQQGMGPTTRIAVESFWEYLAFALNSVVFLLIGLEVQLSSLLASWLPILLAYAAVVLGRAVVVYGVSGLLRLTSERMPWRWSAVLTWSGLRGAVSMVLVLGLPDDFAHRELLVNMTFGVVVLSIIFQGLTMAPVLKKLGITGLKDVYQEQYELARGRLGAIHAALAALEAMRRRREIPVDVLEPMERDYQQKAQAVEQELTTLKQQSNRFHEEEQQEAIRRVLIVEKDALFSAYQQGTLNKEVFEHLTTELDERMAKAKDAEAHVPAEDAHAPPPQALAS, from the coding sequence ATGCATTTCGAGTTGGCCTTCGTGCTGCTCTTCTCCATCGCGACGGCGGTGGCGATCGCGGCGCGCTACTTCAAGTTTCCGTACACAGTGGCGTTGGTGTTGGCGGGCCTGGGCCTGGGCATCGTGCAAGCCTTCGAGCCGCCACACCTGACGAAGGAGCTGCTGTTCGCGGTCATCCTGCCGGGCCTGCTGTTCGAGGCGGCCTTCCATGTCGACTTCCGCAAGTTCTGGAAGAACAAGCTGGCCATCACCTCGCTGGCGATTCCGGGTGTGGTGGCGTCCATGGGGCTCACGGCGCTGCTGCTCTCCCCGGTGATGCGGGGGATGAACGCGCTGGAGGGCTTTGGCCTTATCCACGCGATGGTGTTCGCATCGCTCATCGTGTCCACGGACCCCATCGCGGTGGTGGGCCTGTTCAAGGCCCTGGGGGCGCCCAAGCGGCTGGCCATCCTGGTGGAGGGGGAGAGCCTGCTCAATGACGGCACCTCCGTGGTGCTGTTCACGCTGGTGGTGGGCGTGGTCGGCGGCAAGGAGTTCACGGTGGGCAGCGCGGTGCTGGACTTCATCAAGGTCGCCGGCATGGGCGCCTTCATCGGCGTGGCGGTGGGCTTCGCGGTGGGGAAGGTCATCCTGCGTGTGGAGGACGCCATGGTGGAGATCACCTGCACGGTCATCGCCGCATACGGGTCCTTCGTGGTGGCGGAGCACTTCCACTACTCGGGCGTCATCGCGACGGTGGTGGCCGGCATGCTGTGCGGCAACTGGGCGGCGCAGCAGGGCATGGGGCCCACGACGCGCATCGCGGTGGAGAGCTTCTGGGAGTATCTGGCGTTCGCGCTCAACTCGGTGGTGTTCCTGCTCATCGGCCTGGAGGTGCAGCTCTCGTCGCTGCTCGCATCGTGGCTGCCCATCTTGCTGGCGTACGCGGCGGTGGTGCTGGGCCGCGCGGTGGTCGTCTACGGCGTGTCGGGCTTGCTGCGGCTCACGTCGGAGCGCATGCCGTGGAGGTGGAGCGCGGTGCTCACCTGGAGCGGCCTGCGCGGCGCGGTGTCCATGGTGCTGGTGCTGGGCCTTCCGGACGACTTCGCCCACCGCGAGCTGCTGGTGAACATGACGTTCGGCGTGGTGGTGCTGTCCATCATCTTCCAGGGCCTCACCATGGCGCCGGTGCTCAAGAAGCTGGGCATCACCGGTCTCAAGGACGTGTACCAGGAGCAGTATGAGCTGGCCCGGGGCCGGCTGGGTGCCATCCACGCGGCGCTGGCGGCGCTGGAGGCCATGCGCCGCAGGCGTGAGATTCCCGTGGATGTGCTGGAGCCCATGGAGCGCGACTACCAGCAGAAGGCCCAGGCGGTGGAGCAGGAGCTGACCACGCTCAAGCAGCAGTCCAACCGCTTCCACGAGGAGGAGCAGCAGGAGGCCATCCGCCGCGTTCTCATCGTGGAGAAGGACGCCCTCTTTAGTGCCTACCAGCAGGGCACGCTCAATAAGGAGGTTTTTGAGCACCTCACCACAGAACTGGACGAGCGCATGGCCAAGGCGAAGGACGCGGAGGCCCACGTGCCCGCGGAGGACGCCCACGCGCCGCCCCCGCAGGCGCTGGCCTCCTGA
- a CDS encoding arsenate reductase ArsC — translation MKTVIFACVHNAGRSQMAASFFNALADSQKARAVSAGTQPGERVHPEVQAAMGELGIDLSGTKPQKLTDELAQGAQWLITLGCGDACPSVPGLKRDDWPLEDPKGKPVEQVRRIRDDVRTRVAKLLEREGWAL, via the coding sequence GTGAAGACGGTCATCTTCGCGTGCGTGCACAACGCGGGGCGCTCGCAGATGGCGGCGTCGTTCTTCAACGCGCTGGCCGATTCCCAGAAGGCGAGGGCCGTCTCCGCGGGAACGCAGCCCGGTGAGCGCGTCCACCCTGAAGTCCAGGCGGCGATGGGCGAGCTGGGGATCGATCTGTCGGGCACGAAGCCCCAGAAGCTCACGGACGAGCTGGCGCAGGGGGCTCAGTGGTTGATCACCCTGGGCTGTGGGGACGCGTGTCCCTCTGTGCCGGGCCTGAAGCGCGACGACTGGCCGCTGGAGGACCCCAAGGGAAAGCCTGTCGAGCAAGTGCGCCGCATCCGCGATGACGTGCGGACCCGTGTCGCGAAGCTCTTGGAGCGCGAAGGCTGGGCCCTCTAG
- a CDS encoding (2Fe-2S) ferredoxin domain-containing protein: protein MAPPFQRHIFVCTNRRPDGHPKGDCATKGSEEIRAAFKTELDKRGIKGTMRANAAGCLDTCAFGPSVVVYPEGVWYGGVKLEDVPVIVEEHLIGGRPVERLLMKFAKKEAKPGEAKPADTKPPGTP from the coding sequence ATGGCACCTCCCTTCCAGCGCCACATCTTCGTGTGTACGAACCGTCGCCCGGACGGTCACCCCAAGGGGGACTGCGCCACCAAGGGCAGCGAGGAGATCCGGGCGGCCTTCAAGACCGAGCTGGACAAGCGCGGCATCAAGGGGACGATGCGGGCGAACGCGGCAGGGTGTCTGGACACCTGTGCGTTCGGGCCGTCGGTCGTCGTGTACCCCGAGGGGGTGTGGTACGGCGGCGTGAAGCTGGAGGACGTGCCCGTCATCGTCGAGGAGCACCTCATCGGCGGGCGCCCGGTGGAGCGGCTGCTGATGAAGTTCGCGAAGAAGGAAGCGAAGCCCGGTGAGGCGAAGCCGGCGGACACGAAGCCTCCGGGCACTCCGTGA
- a CDS encoding vitamin B12-dependent ribonucleotide reductase, translating into MEKELGLKPAVNGKKAAKKAKGAASGLTVKRFFTTPGVDPADELAWEYRSAGITGEDGRIVFEQKQIEVPKSWSMLATNVVASKYFRGTPGTPDREGSVRQLVARVVDTLTGWGVEGGYFASETDREAFHSELTHLLLRQKASFNSPVWFNVGVEAHPQCSACFINSVEDSMESILTLAKTEGMLFKYGSGTGSNLSSLRSSRELLAGGGTASGPVSFMKGFDAFAGVIKSGGKTRRAAKMVILNAEHPDVLDFIRCKSLEEKKAWALIDAGYDSSFNGEAYSSVFFQNSNNSVRVTDEFMKAVAEDGAWTTRAVRDGRPMDTFRARELFREIAEAAHLCGDPGLQFDSTVNSWHTCSGTARINASNPCSEYMFLDDSACNLASLNLMHFRTIDGEFDVTAFKHAVDVLLLAMEIIVGFSKYPSERIAKNSHDYRPLGLGYANLGALLMATGLPYDSAEGRNYAGAITSLMCGQAYSMSSRIAERMGSFAGYAKNAEPMMGVIRKHRKAAYQLSAEGVSEELYVAQQVSWDEAMAHGTEHGFRNSQVTVLAPTGTIGFMMDCDTTGIEPDIALIKYKKLVGGGMLKIVNQTVPLALEKLGYPQTQAQDIVAYLDKNETIEGAPHLKSEHLAVFDCAFKPAKGQRSISWMGHIQMMEACQPFLSGAISKTVNMPSTATVEDIEKAYMEAWKRGLKAIAVYRDGCKRTQPLNTSKEKVKDTQEAKAEAVAPAVKPEPKAVRRRLPDERQSITHKFSIGGHEGYLTVGMYEDSTPGELFIVMAKEGSVVSGLMDSFATSVSLALQYGVPLQVLVDKFSHTRFEPSGFTGNPAIPIAKSITDYIFRWLALKFMPSTQVEETEVTIEPRESSAAVKPAQAAPQLPVVSSVAKNTWLNQADAPPCHTCGAIMVRSGACYKCSNCGATSGCS; encoded by the coding sequence ATGGAGAAAGAGCTGGGATTGAAGCCGGCGGTCAACGGAAAGAAGGCGGCGAAGAAGGCCAAGGGCGCAGCGTCCGGGCTGACGGTGAAGCGGTTCTTCACGACGCCCGGGGTGGATCCAGCCGACGAACTGGCCTGGGAGTACCGCTCCGCGGGCATCACCGGTGAGGACGGGCGCATCGTCTTCGAGCAGAAGCAGATCGAAGTGCCCAAGTCCTGGTCCATGCTGGCCACCAACGTGGTGGCGTCCAAGTATTTCCGCGGCACGCCGGGCACGCCCGATCGCGAGGGCAGCGTGCGCCAGCTGGTGGCGCGCGTGGTGGACACCCTCACCGGGTGGGGCGTGGAGGGCGGCTACTTTGCCTCGGAGACGGACCGTGAGGCGTTCCACTCGGAGCTGACGCACCTGCTGCTGCGCCAGAAGGCCTCGTTCAACTCGCCCGTCTGGTTCAACGTGGGCGTCGAGGCCCACCCGCAGTGCTCCGCCTGCTTCATCAACTCCGTGGAAGACTCCATGGAGTCCATCCTCACGCTGGCGAAGACGGAGGGCATGCTCTTCAAGTACGGCTCGGGCACGGGCAGCAACCTCTCCAGCCTGCGCTCCAGCCGCGAGCTGCTGGCCGGTGGCGGCACGGCCTCCGGCCCCGTGTCCTTCATGAAGGGCTTCGACGCGTTCGCCGGCGTCATCAAGAGCGGCGGGAAGACCCGGCGCGCGGCGAAGATGGTCATCCTCAACGCCGAGCACCCGGACGTCCTGGACTTCATCCGCTGCAAGTCCCTGGAGGAGAAGAAGGCCTGGGCGCTCATCGACGCGGGGTACGATTCGTCCTTCAATGGCGAGGCGTACTCGTCCGTGTTCTTCCAGAACTCGAACAACTCGGTGCGCGTCACCGACGAGTTCATGAAGGCGGTGGCCGAGGACGGTGCGTGGACCACGCGTGCGGTGCGCGACGGGCGGCCCATGGACACGTTCCGGGCCCGCGAGCTGTTCCGCGAGATCGCCGAGGCCGCGCACCTGTGCGGCGACCCGGGCCTGCAGTTCGACTCCACGGTGAACAGCTGGCACACGTGCTCGGGCACGGCGCGCATCAACGCGTCCAACCCCTGCTCCGAGTACATGTTCCTGGATGACTCGGCCTGCAACCTGGCGTCGCTGAACCTGATGCACTTCCGCACCATCGACGGCGAATTCGACGTCACCGCCTTCAAGCACGCGGTGGACGTGCTGCTGCTGGCGATGGAGATCATCGTCGGGTTCTCCAAGTACCCCTCCGAGCGCATTGCCAAGAACAGCCACGACTACCGCCCGCTGGGCCTGGGCTACGCGAACCTGGGCGCGCTGCTGATGGCCACGGGCCTGCCGTATGACTCGGCCGAGGGCCGCAACTACGCGGGCGCCATCACCTCGCTGATGTGCGGGCAGGCGTACTCGATGAGCTCTCGCATCGCCGAGCGCATGGGCAGCTTCGCCGGCTACGCGAAGAACGCCGAGCCGATGATGGGCGTCATCCGCAAGCACCGCAAGGCGGCCTACCAGCTGTCCGCCGAGGGCGTGAGCGAGGAGCTGTACGTGGCACAGCAGGTCTCGTGGGACGAGGCGATGGCCCACGGCACCGAGCACGGCTTCCGCAACAGCCAGGTGACGGTGCTGGCGCCCACGGGGACCATCGGCTTCATGATGGACTGCGACACCACGGGCATCGAGCCGGACATCGCGCTCATCAAGTACAAGAAGCTGGTGGGCGGCGGCATGCTGAAGATCGTCAACCAGACGGTGCCGCTGGCGCTCGAGAAGCTCGGCTATCCGCAGACGCAGGCGCAGGACATCGTCGCGTACCTGGACAAGAACGAGACGATCGAGGGCGCCCCGCACCTCAAGTCCGAGCACCTCGCGGTGTTCGACTGCGCCTTCAAGCCCGCCAAGGGCCAGCGCAGCATCTCGTGGATGGGCCACATCCAGATGATGGAGGCGTGCCAGCCGTTCCTCTCGGGCGCCATCTCGAAGACGGTGAACATGCCTTCCACCGCCACGGTGGAGGACATCGAGAAGGCGTACATGGAGGCCTGGAAGCGCGGGCTGAAGGCCATCGCCGTGTACCGCGACGGGTGCAAGCGCACGCAGCCGCTGAACACCTCCAAGGAGAAGGTGAAGGACACCCAGGAGGCGAAGGCGGAGGCGGTGGCCCCGGCGGTGAAGCCCGAGCCCAAGGCCGTGCGGCGCCGGCTGCCGGACGAGCGTCAGTCCATCACGCACAAGTTCTCCATCGGCGGCCACGAGGGCTACCTGACGGTGGGCATGTACGAGGACAGCACCCCGGGCGAGCTCTTCATCGTCATGGCGAAGGAGGGCTCGGTGGTGAGCGGGTTGATGGACAGCTTCGCCACCTCGGTGTCGCTGGCGCTCCAGTACGGCGTGCCGCTGCAGGTGCTGGTGGACAAGTTCAGCCACACCCGCTTCGAGCCGAGCGGCTTCACCGGCAACCCGGCCATCCCGATCGCCAAGTCGATCACCGACTACATCTTCCGCTGGCTGGCGCTGAAGTTCATGCCGAGCACCCAGGTGGAGGAGACCGAGGTGACCATCGAGCCGCGGGAGTCCTCGGCGGCGGTGAAGCCCGCGCAGGCAGCCCCGCAGCTGCCCGTGGTGTCATCGGTGGCGAAGAACACCTGGCTCAACCAGGCCGATGCGCCGCCGTGCCACACCTGCGGCGCGATCATGGTGCGCAGCGGCGCCTGCTACAAGTGCTCCAACTGCGGTGCCACGAGCGGCTGCAGCTGA